Proteins encoded within one genomic window of Erinaceus europaeus chromosome 13, mEriEur2.1, whole genome shotgun sequence:
- the LOC132542410 gene encoding zinc finger protein 709-like, translating to MTDSWASVTYEDVAVIFTQEEWALLNPSEKKLYRDVMCENLRNFFSIEKIQELSTKEQHYLHRSQQSNTAVKVSEGKKIQNDRTPQECEVYNKLLTNSIHLQKHERIHSGKKPYGCKQCSKTFSSPSHLWAHERIHSGEKPYGCKQCIKAFGCSSHLWIHERNHSGEKPYECKQCSQIFSCSSNLKKHERTHSGAKPYECKQCCKAFSCSSSLRRHERTHSGEKPYECKQCSKTFSCSSSLKLHERTHSGEKPYECKQCCKAFSCSSSLKKHERTHSGEKPYECKQCCKTFSCSSSFKKHETTHSGEKPYECKQCCKTFSVSSCLKKHERTHSGEKPYECKQCSKTFSFYSCLKKHERTHSGEKPYECKQCSKTFSCFSSLQRHERSHSGEKPYGCNQCSKTFSSSSHLRAHERIHSGEKPYKCKKFSKTFICSSRLRSQRIHSGEKPYECKQCSKSFSCSSSLRTHERIHSGDKPYECKLCSKTFSCSSHLWFHERTHSGEKPYECKQCSKTFFCSSSLRLHERIHTGEKPYECKQCSRTFRQSCILQQHERTHSGEKPYKCKQCSKTFRQSGHLQTHERIHSGEKPYECNLCSKTFRQSGNLRTHERIHSRITASNLLPAPYPQPVPSRL from the exons atgacAGATTCTTGG gcctcagtgacctatgaagacgtagctgtgatattcactcaagaggagtgggcactattgaatccttcagagaagaaactctacagagatgtgatgtgtgaaaacttgaGGAACTTTTTTTCCATAG aaaaaatacaaGAACTTTCCACCAAAGAGCAGCATTACTTGCACAGGAGTCAACAAAG taatacagcAGTGAAAGTCTCTGAGGGCAAAAAAATTCAGAATGATAGAACAcctcaagaatgtgaagtatacaacaaatTACTCACTAATTCTATTCATcttcaaaaacatgaaagaattcacagtggaaagaaaccctatggatgtaaacagtgtagtaaaacattcagttctccCAGTCatctttgggcacatgaaagaattcatagtggagagaaaccctatggatGTAAACAGTGTATTAAAGCATTcggttgttccagtcatctttggatacatgaaagaaatcacagtggagagaaaccctatgaatgtaaacaatgtagtcaaatattcagttgttccagtaatcttaaaaaacatgaaagaactcacagtggagcgaaaccctatgaatgtaaacaatgttgtaaagcattcagttgttccagtagtcttcggagacatgaaagaactcacagtggagagaaaccctatgaatgtaaacagtgtagtaaaacattcagttgttccagtagtcttaagctacatgaaagaactcacagtggagagaaaccctatgaatgtaaacagtgttgtaaagcattcagttgttccagtagtcttaagaaacatgaaagaactcatagtggagagaaaccctatgaatgtaaacaatgttgtaaaacattcagttgttccagtagtttTAAGAAACATGAAacaactcacagtggagagaaaccctatgaatgtaaacaatgttgtAAAACATTCAGTGTTTCCAGTTGTcttaagaaacatgaaagaactcacagtggagagaaaccatatgaatgtaaacaatgtagtaaaacattcagtttttaCAGTTGTcttaagaaacatgaaagaactcacagtggagagaaaccctatgaatgtaaacaatgtagtaaaacattcagttgtttcagtagtcttcagagacatgaaagaagtcacagtggagagaaaccctatggatgtaaccaatgtagtaaaacattcagttcttccagtcatcttcgggcacatgaaagaattcacagtggagagaaaccctataaatgtaaaAAGTTTAGTAAAACATTCATTTGTTCCAGTAGACTTCGCTCACAGcgtattcacagtggagagaaaccatatgaatgtaaacaatgtagtaaatcattcagttgttccagtagtcttcggacacatgaaagaattcacagtggagataaaccctatgaatgtaaactatgtagtaaaacattcagttgttccagtcatctttggtttcatgaaagaactcacagtggagagaaaccctatgaatgtaaacaatgtagtaaaacattcttttgttccagtagtcttcgcttacatgaaagaattcacacaggagagaaaccctatgaatgtaaacaatgtagtagaaCATTTCGACAATCCTGTATTCTTCAGCAACATGaacgaactcacagtggagagaaaccatataaatgtaaacagtgtagtaaaacattcaggcaatccggtcatcttcagacacatgaaagaattcatagtggagagaaaccctatgaatgtaacctATGTAGTAAGACATTCAGGCAATCCGGaaatcttcggacacatgaaagaattcacagcagAATCACAGCCTCAAACCTGCTCCCAGCGCCCTATCCTCAGCCTGTACCCTCCCGGCTGTGA